One window from the genome of Equus przewalskii isolate Varuska unplaced genomic scaffold, EquPr2 ChrUn-13, whole genome shotgun sequence encodes:
- the EPS8L3 gene encoding epidermal growth factor receptor kinase substrate 8-like protein 3 isoform X20 — protein sequence MDVALNTCSYNSVLSITVQESGLPGTSTLLFQCQEVGAEQLRTSLQKALDEELEQSRPRFGALRSSQDKWRGSPLERPLPKEQVPPLERGPPPEQPHWMTPEYSIPQSPRALTRHSSAREPSTFALPPPMRPPSPEDLERDEEVLSHVLRDIELFVEKLKEAQAKISGKKKKRLGKKKKKDQGGMTQAQYIDCFQKIKYSFNLLGKLAIRLQETSAPEFIHILFQTLDFILAQCPQPGLAAQVISPLLTPKAIDLLQSCLSSPENDLWKGLGVAWTTSRADWTGNEPPPYQPTFYDGWQPPKPSNQAPSGYQDSPSLRPRLGSTSHFTQEETYNYGPQPGDPNFRPSSPRPAKPALQMQVLYEFEARNPQELTVVQGEVLEVLDQSKRWWLVKNETGQSGYIPSNILEPLQSGTPGSQSQLPPRAPMLRLSSRPEEVTAWLQAENFSTATVKTLGPLTGSQLLHIRPGELQMLCPQEAPRVLARLEAVRRMLGMGP from the exons ATGGACGTGGCACTCAACACCTGCTCCTACAACTCTGTCCTGTCCATCACCGTGCAGGAGTCAGGCCTGCCAGGCACCAGCACTCTGCTCTTCCAGTGTCAGGAAGTGGGG GCAGAGCAGCTGAGGACGAGCCTGCAGAAGGCCCTGGATGAGGAACTAGAGCAAAG CAGACCCCGATTTGGAGCCCTTCGCTCAAGCCAGGACAAATGGAGGGGGTCTCCTCTGGAAAGGCCACTCCCTAAGGAGCAGGTACCCCCACTGGAGCGGGGGCCCCCTCCAGAACAGCCCCACTGGATGACCCCAGAGTACA GCATACCACAGTCCCCAAGGGCCCTGACACGCCACTCCAGTGCCCGCGAACCAAGCACCTTCGCTCTGCCTCCTCCCATGCGACCCCCATCCCCCGAGGACCTGGAGAGGGATGAG GAGGTGCTGAGCCACGTGCTAAGGGATATCGAGCTGTTCGTAGAAAAGCTGAAGGAGGCCCAGGCAAAGATCAGtggtaagaagaagaagagactggggaagaaaaagaaaaaggatcagGGGG GGATGACACAAGCACAGTACATCGATTGCTTCCAGAAGATCAAGTACAGCTTCAACCTCCTG GGGAAGCTGGCTATCAGACTGCAGGAGACAAGTGCCCCTGAGTTCATACACATCCTCTTCCAAACTCTGGACTTC ATCCTGGCCCAGTGCCCTCAGCCTGGCCTAGCAGCGCAAGTGATCTCACCCCTCCTCACCCCTAAAGCCATCGACCTGCTGCAGTCCTGTCTGAGCTCACCTGAGAATGACCTCTGGAAGGGACTGGGTGTGGCCTGGACTACCAGCCG gGCCGACTGGACAGGCAATGAGCCCCCACCCTACCAACCTACATTCTACGATGGTTGGCAGCCTCCAAAACCCTCCAACCAG GCACCCTCAGGATACCAGGACTCTCCTTCCCTCCG CCCTAGGTTAGGGAGTACCTCACACTTCACTCAAGAGGAGACATACAACTATGGCCCTCAGCCTGGGGACCCCAACTTCAGGCCCTCCAGCCCCAGACCTGCCAAGCCTGCCCTGCAAATGCAAGTCCTATATGAGTTCGAAGCAAGGAACCCACAGGAACTGACTGTGGTCCAGGGAGAGGTGCTGGAG GTTCTGGACCAGAGCAAGCGGTGGTGGCTGGTGAAGAATGAGACAGGACAGAGTGGCTACATTCCCAGCAACATCCTGGAGCCCCTGCAGTCGGGGACCCCTGGGAGCCAGAGCCAGTTACCCCCTCGG GCTCCAATGCTTCGACTTAGCTCAAGGCCTGAGGAGGTCACGGCCTGGCTGCAAGCAGAGAACTTCTCCACCGC CACGGTGAAGACACTTGGGCCCCTGACAGGGAGCCAGCTGCTTCACATAAGACCCGGGGAGCTACAGATGCTGTGTCCACAGGAGGCCCCACGGGTCCTGGCACGGCTGGAGGCCGTCAGAAGGATGCTGGGG atGGGCCCTTAA
- the EPS8L3 gene encoding epidermal growth factor receptor kinase substrate 8-like protein 3 isoform X18 translates to MDVALNTCSYNSVLSITVQESGLPGTSTLLFQCQEVGAEQLRTSLQKALDEELEQSRPRFGALRSSQDKWRGSPLERPLPKEQVPPLERGPPPEQPHWMTPEYSIPQSPRALTRHSSAREPSTFALPPPMRPPSPEDLERDEEVLSHVLRDIELFVEKLKEAQAKISGKKKKRLGKKKKKDQGGMTQAQYIDCFQKIKYSFNLLGKLAIRLQETSAPEFIHILFQTLDFILAQCPQPGLAAQVISPLLTPKAIDLLQSCLSSPENDLWKGLGVAWTTSRADWTGNEPPPYQPTFYDGWQPPKPSNQAPSGYQDSPSLRCQSIFTKLPTHASDFPVLSPRLGSTSHFTQEETYNYGPQPGDPNFRPSSPRPAKPALQMQVLYEFEARNPQELTVVQGEVLEVLDQSKRWWLVKNETGQSGYIPSNILEPLQSGTPGSQSQLPPRAPMLRLSSRPEEVTAWLQAENFSTATVKTLGPLTGSQLLHIRPGELQMLCPQEAPRVLARLEAVRRMLGMGP, encoded by the exons ATGGACGTGGCACTCAACACCTGCTCCTACAACTCTGTCCTGTCCATCACCGTGCAGGAGTCAGGCCTGCCAGGCACCAGCACTCTGCTCTTCCAGTGTCAGGAAGTGGGG GCAGAGCAGCTGAGGACGAGCCTGCAGAAGGCCCTGGATGAGGAACTAGAGCAAAG CAGACCCCGATTTGGAGCCCTTCGCTCAAGCCAGGACAAATGGAGGGGGTCTCCTCTGGAAAGGCCACTCCCTAAGGAGCAGGTACCCCCACTGGAGCGGGGGCCCCCTCCAGAACAGCCCCACTGGATGACCCCAGAGTACA GCATACCACAGTCCCCAAGGGCCCTGACACGCCACTCCAGTGCCCGCGAACCAAGCACCTTCGCTCTGCCTCCTCCCATGCGACCCCCATCCCCCGAGGACCTGGAGAGGGATGAG GAGGTGCTGAGCCACGTGCTAAGGGATATCGAGCTGTTCGTAGAAAAGCTGAAGGAGGCCCAGGCAAAGATCAGtggtaagaagaagaagagactggggaagaaaaagaaaaaggatcagGGGG GGATGACACAAGCACAGTACATCGATTGCTTCCAGAAGATCAAGTACAGCTTCAACCTCCTG GGGAAGCTGGCTATCAGACTGCAGGAGACAAGTGCCCCTGAGTTCATACACATCCTCTTCCAAACTCTGGACTTC ATCCTGGCCCAGTGCCCTCAGCCTGGCCTAGCAGCGCAAGTGATCTCACCCCTCCTCACCCCTAAAGCCATCGACCTGCTGCAGTCCTGTCTGAGCTCACCTGAGAATGACCTCTGGAAGGGACTGGGTGTGGCCTGGACTACCAGCCG gGCCGACTGGACAGGCAATGAGCCCCCACCCTACCAACCTACATTCTACGATGGTTGGCAGCCTCCAAAACCCTCCAACCAG GCACCCTCAGGATACCAGGACTCTCCTTCCCTCCG GTGCCAATCCATTTTCACAAAACTACCCACACATGCCTCTGATTTCCCAGTGCTCAG CCCTAGGTTAGGGAGTACCTCACACTTCACTCAAGAGGAGACATACAACTATGGCCCTCAGCCTGGGGACCCCAACTTCAGGCCCTCCAGCCCCAGACCTGCCAAGCCTGCCCTGCAAATGCAAGTCCTATATGAGTTCGAAGCAAGGAACCCACAGGAACTGACTGTGGTCCAGGGAGAGGTGCTGGAG GTTCTGGACCAGAGCAAGCGGTGGTGGCTGGTGAAGAATGAGACAGGACAGAGTGGCTACATTCCCAGCAACATCCTGGAGCCCCTGCAGTCGGGGACCCCTGGGAGCCAGAGCCAGTTACCCCCTCGG GCTCCAATGCTTCGACTTAGCTCAAGGCCTGAGGAGGTCACGGCCTGGCTGCAAGCAGAGAACTTCTCCACCGC CACGGTGAAGACACTTGGGCCCCTGACAGGGAGCCAGCTGCTTCACATAAGACCCGGGGAGCTACAGATGCTGTGTCCACAGGAGGCCCCACGGGTCCTGGCACGGCTGGAGGCCGTCAGAAGGATGCTGGGG atGGGCCCTTAA
- the EPS8L3 gene encoding epidermal growth factor receptor kinase substrate 8-like protein 3 isoform X21, which produces MDVALNTCSYNSVLSITVQESGLPGTSTLLFQCQEVGAEQLRTSLQKALDEELEQRPRFGALRSSQDKWRGSPLERPLPKEQVPPLERGPPPEQPHWMTPEYSIPQSPRALTRHSSAREPSTFALPPPMRPPSPEDLERDEEVLSHVLRDIELFVEKLKEAQAKISGKKKKRLGKKKKKDQGGMTQAQYIDCFQKIKYSFNLLGKLAIRLQETSAPEFIHILFQTLDFILAQCPQPGLAAQVISPLLTPKAIDLLQSCLSSPENDLWKGLGVAWTTSRADWTGNEPPPYQPTFYDGWQPPKPSNQAPSGYQDSPSLRPRLGSTSHFTQEETYNYGPQPGDPNFRPSSPRPAKPALQMQVLYEFEARNPQELTVVQGEVLEVLDQSKRWWLVKNETGQSGYIPSNILEPLQSGTPGSQSQLPPRAPMLRLSSRPEEVTAWLQAENFSTATVKTLGPLTGSQLLHIRPGELQMLCPQEAPRVLARLEAVRRMLGMGP; this is translated from the exons ATGGACGTGGCACTCAACACCTGCTCCTACAACTCTGTCCTGTCCATCACCGTGCAGGAGTCAGGCCTGCCAGGCACCAGCACTCTGCTCTTCCAGTGTCAGGAAGTGGGG GCAGAGCAGCTGAGGACGAGCCTGCAGAAGGCCCTGGATGAGGAACTAGAGCAAAG ACCCCGATTTGGAGCCCTTCGCTCAAGCCAGGACAAATGGAGGGGGTCTCCTCTGGAAAGGCCACTCCCTAAGGAGCAGGTACCCCCACTGGAGCGGGGGCCCCCTCCAGAACAGCCCCACTGGATGACCCCAGAGTACA GCATACCACAGTCCCCAAGGGCCCTGACACGCCACTCCAGTGCCCGCGAACCAAGCACCTTCGCTCTGCCTCCTCCCATGCGACCCCCATCCCCCGAGGACCTGGAGAGGGATGAG GAGGTGCTGAGCCACGTGCTAAGGGATATCGAGCTGTTCGTAGAAAAGCTGAAGGAGGCCCAGGCAAAGATCAGtggtaagaagaagaagagactggggaagaaaaagaaaaaggatcagGGGG GGATGACACAAGCACAGTACATCGATTGCTTCCAGAAGATCAAGTACAGCTTCAACCTCCTG GGGAAGCTGGCTATCAGACTGCAGGAGACAAGTGCCCCTGAGTTCATACACATCCTCTTCCAAACTCTGGACTTC ATCCTGGCCCAGTGCCCTCAGCCTGGCCTAGCAGCGCAAGTGATCTCACCCCTCCTCACCCCTAAAGCCATCGACCTGCTGCAGTCCTGTCTGAGCTCACCTGAGAATGACCTCTGGAAGGGACTGGGTGTGGCCTGGACTACCAGCCG gGCCGACTGGACAGGCAATGAGCCCCCACCCTACCAACCTACATTCTACGATGGTTGGCAGCCTCCAAAACCCTCCAACCAG GCACCCTCAGGATACCAGGACTCTCCTTCCCTCCG CCCTAGGTTAGGGAGTACCTCACACTTCACTCAAGAGGAGACATACAACTATGGCCCTCAGCCTGGGGACCCCAACTTCAGGCCCTCCAGCCCCAGACCTGCCAAGCCTGCCCTGCAAATGCAAGTCCTATATGAGTTCGAAGCAAGGAACCCACAGGAACTGACTGTGGTCCAGGGAGAGGTGCTGGAG GTTCTGGACCAGAGCAAGCGGTGGTGGCTGGTGAAGAATGAGACAGGACAGAGTGGCTACATTCCCAGCAACATCCTGGAGCCCCTGCAGTCGGGGACCCCTGGGAGCCAGAGCCAGTTACCCCCTCGG GCTCCAATGCTTCGACTTAGCTCAAGGCCTGAGGAGGTCACGGCCTGGCTGCAAGCAGAGAACTTCTCCACCGC CACGGTGAAGACACTTGGGCCCCTGACAGGGAGCCAGCTGCTTCACATAAGACCCGGGGAGCTACAGATGCTGTGTCCACAGGAGGCCCCACGGGTCCTGGCACGGCTGGAGGCCGTCAGAAGGATGCTGGGG atGGGCCCTTAA
- the EPS8L3 gene encoding epidermal growth factor receptor kinase substrate 8-like protein 3 isoform X19 — MDVALNTCSYNSVLSITVQESGLPGTSTLLFQCQEVGAEQLRTSLQKALDEELEQRPRFGALRSSQDKWRGSPLERPLPKEQVPPLERGPPPEQPHWMTPEYSIPQSPRALTRHSSAREPSTFALPPPMRPPSPEDLERDEEVLSHVLRDIELFVEKLKEAQAKISGKKKKRLGKKKKKDQGGMTQAQYIDCFQKIKYSFNLLGKLAIRLQETSAPEFIHILFQTLDFILAQCPQPGLAAQVISPLLTPKAIDLLQSCLSSPENDLWKGLGVAWTTSRADWTGNEPPPYQPTFYDGWQPPKPSNQAPSGYQDSPSLRCQSIFTKLPTHASDFPVLSPRLGSTSHFTQEETYNYGPQPGDPNFRPSSPRPAKPALQMQVLYEFEARNPQELTVVQGEVLEVLDQSKRWWLVKNETGQSGYIPSNILEPLQSGTPGSQSQLPPRAPMLRLSSRPEEVTAWLQAENFSTATVKTLGPLTGSQLLHIRPGELQMLCPQEAPRVLARLEAVRRMLGMGP, encoded by the exons ATGGACGTGGCACTCAACACCTGCTCCTACAACTCTGTCCTGTCCATCACCGTGCAGGAGTCAGGCCTGCCAGGCACCAGCACTCTGCTCTTCCAGTGTCAGGAAGTGGGG GCAGAGCAGCTGAGGACGAGCCTGCAGAAGGCCCTGGATGAGGAACTAGAGCAAAG ACCCCGATTTGGAGCCCTTCGCTCAAGCCAGGACAAATGGAGGGGGTCTCCTCTGGAAAGGCCACTCCCTAAGGAGCAGGTACCCCCACTGGAGCGGGGGCCCCCTCCAGAACAGCCCCACTGGATGACCCCAGAGTACA GCATACCACAGTCCCCAAGGGCCCTGACACGCCACTCCAGTGCCCGCGAACCAAGCACCTTCGCTCTGCCTCCTCCCATGCGACCCCCATCCCCCGAGGACCTGGAGAGGGATGAG GAGGTGCTGAGCCACGTGCTAAGGGATATCGAGCTGTTCGTAGAAAAGCTGAAGGAGGCCCAGGCAAAGATCAGtggtaagaagaagaagagactggggaagaaaaagaaaaaggatcagGGGG GGATGACACAAGCACAGTACATCGATTGCTTCCAGAAGATCAAGTACAGCTTCAACCTCCTG GGGAAGCTGGCTATCAGACTGCAGGAGACAAGTGCCCCTGAGTTCATACACATCCTCTTCCAAACTCTGGACTTC ATCCTGGCCCAGTGCCCTCAGCCTGGCCTAGCAGCGCAAGTGATCTCACCCCTCCTCACCCCTAAAGCCATCGACCTGCTGCAGTCCTGTCTGAGCTCACCTGAGAATGACCTCTGGAAGGGACTGGGTGTGGCCTGGACTACCAGCCG gGCCGACTGGACAGGCAATGAGCCCCCACCCTACCAACCTACATTCTACGATGGTTGGCAGCCTCCAAAACCCTCCAACCAG GCACCCTCAGGATACCAGGACTCTCCTTCCCTCCG GTGCCAATCCATTTTCACAAAACTACCCACACATGCCTCTGATTTCCCAGTGCTCAG CCCTAGGTTAGGGAGTACCTCACACTTCACTCAAGAGGAGACATACAACTATGGCCCTCAGCCTGGGGACCCCAACTTCAGGCCCTCCAGCCCCAGACCTGCCAAGCCTGCCCTGCAAATGCAAGTCCTATATGAGTTCGAAGCAAGGAACCCACAGGAACTGACTGTGGTCCAGGGAGAGGTGCTGGAG GTTCTGGACCAGAGCAAGCGGTGGTGGCTGGTGAAGAATGAGACAGGACAGAGTGGCTACATTCCCAGCAACATCCTGGAGCCCCTGCAGTCGGGGACCCCTGGGAGCCAGAGCCAGTTACCCCCTCGG GCTCCAATGCTTCGACTTAGCTCAAGGCCTGAGGAGGTCACGGCCTGGCTGCAAGCAGAGAACTTCTCCACCGC CACGGTGAAGACACTTGGGCCCCTGACAGGGAGCCAGCTGCTTCACATAAGACCCGGGGAGCTACAGATGCTGTGTCCACAGGAGGCCCCACGGGTCCTGGCACGGCTGGAGGCCGTCAGAAGGATGCTGGGG atGGGCCCTTAA
- the EPS8L3 gene encoding epidermal growth factor receptor kinase substrate 8-like protein 3 isoform X11 produces the protein MTCKLGAQRVREPKDALQKLQEMDAQGRVWSQDLFLQVKDGWLQLLDIETKEELDSYHLDSIQAMDVALNTCSYNSVLSITVQESGLPGTSTLLFQCQEVGAEQLRTSLQKALDEELEQRPRFGALRSSQDKWRGSPLERPLPKEQVPPLERGPPPEQPHWMTPEYSIPQSPRALTRHSSAREPSTFALPPPMRPPSPEDLERDEEVLSHVLRDIELFVEKLKEAQAKISGMTQAQYIDCFQKIKYSFNLLGKLAIRLQETSAPEFIHILFQTLDFILAQCPQPGLAAQVISPLLTPKAIDLLQSCLSSPENDLWKGLGVAWTTSRADWTGNEPPPYQPTFYDGWQPPKPSNQAPSGYQDSPSLRCQSIFTKLPTHASDFPVLSPRLGSTSHFTQEETYNYGPQPGDPNFRPSSPRPAKPALQMQVLYEFEARNPQELTVVQGEVLEVLDQSKRWWLVKNETGQSGYIPSNILEPLQSGTPGSQSQLPPRAPMLRLSSRPEEVTAWLQAENFSTATVKTLGPLTGSQLLHIRPGELQMLCPQEAPRVLARLEAVRRMLGMGP, from the exons ATGACTTGTAAGCTGGGGGCTCAGAGAGTCCGGGAGCCCAAGGATGCTCTGCAGAAGCTGCAAGAGATGGATGCTCAGGGCCGGGTGTGGAGCCAGGACTTGTTCCTGCAGGTCAAAGATGGCTGGCTCCAGCTGCTGGACATCGAGACCAAG GAGGAACTGGACTCTTATCACCTGGACAGCATCCAGGCCATGGACGTGGCACTCAACACCTGCTCCTACAACTCTGTCCTGTCCATCACCGTGCAGGAGTCAGGCCTGCCAGGCACCAGCACTCTGCTCTTCCAGTGTCAGGAAGTGGGG GCAGAGCAGCTGAGGACGAGCCTGCAGAAGGCCCTGGATGAGGAACTAGAGCAAAG ACCCCGATTTGGAGCCCTTCGCTCAAGCCAGGACAAATGGAGGGGGTCTCCTCTGGAAAGGCCACTCCCTAAGGAGCAGGTACCCCCACTGGAGCGGGGGCCCCCTCCAGAACAGCCCCACTGGATGACCCCAGAGTACA GCATACCACAGTCCCCAAGGGCCCTGACACGCCACTCCAGTGCCCGCGAACCAAGCACCTTCGCTCTGCCTCCTCCCATGCGACCCCCATCCCCCGAGGACCTGGAGAGGGATGAG GAGGTGCTGAGCCACGTGCTAAGGGATATCGAGCTGTTCGTAGAAAAGCTGAAGGAGGCCCAGGCAAAGATCAGtg GGATGACACAAGCACAGTACATCGATTGCTTCCAGAAGATCAAGTACAGCTTCAACCTCCTG GGGAAGCTGGCTATCAGACTGCAGGAGACAAGTGCCCCTGAGTTCATACACATCCTCTTCCAAACTCTGGACTTC ATCCTGGCCCAGTGCCCTCAGCCTGGCCTAGCAGCGCAAGTGATCTCACCCCTCCTCACCCCTAAAGCCATCGACCTGCTGCAGTCCTGTCTGAGCTCACCTGAGAATGACCTCTGGAAGGGACTGGGTGTGGCCTGGACTACCAGCCG gGCCGACTGGACAGGCAATGAGCCCCCACCCTACCAACCTACATTCTACGATGGTTGGCAGCCTCCAAAACCCTCCAACCAG GCACCCTCAGGATACCAGGACTCTCCTTCCCTCCG GTGCCAATCCATTTTCACAAAACTACCCACACATGCCTCTGATTTCCCAGTGCTCAG CCCTAGGTTAGGGAGTACCTCACACTTCACTCAAGAGGAGACATACAACTATGGCCCTCAGCCTGGGGACCCCAACTTCAGGCCCTCCAGCCCCAGACCTGCCAAGCCTGCCCTGCAAATGCAAGTCCTATATGAGTTCGAAGCAAGGAACCCACAGGAACTGACTGTGGTCCAGGGAGAGGTGCTGGAG GTTCTGGACCAGAGCAAGCGGTGGTGGCTGGTGAAGAATGAGACAGGACAGAGTGGCTACATTCCCAGCAACATCCTGGAGCCCCTGCAGTCGGGGACCCCTGGGAGCCAGAGCCAGTTACCCCCTCGG GCTCCAATGCTTCGACTTAGCTCAAGGCCTGAGGAGGTCACGGCCTGGCTGCAAGCAGAGAACTTCTCCACCGC CACGGTGAAGACACTTGGGCCCCTGACAGGGAGCCAGCTGCTTCACATAAGACCCGGGGAGCTACAGATGCTGTGTCCACAGGAGGCCCCACGGGTCCTGGCACGGCTGGAGGCCGTCAGAAGGATGCTGGGG atGGGCCCTTAA